The stretch of DNA CATGGTGTCGATCATGTATCGATATCCAACACCAGGTTGTGCATTCGCCTGCAGCACCAACAGGTTGCGATCTTCGATCGGTGCCAGTTCCTTTGGCAACAGCAACCCCACAACCGGAATGAGCAGCAGGCAACTGGCAACGACCACTGCCGCTGGGATTGAGGTGCTCATGAACAGGCGTAGGGTGCGTTCATAGCTGCGATTCAACCATTGAAACATGGGTTCCGTGATGCGATATGCCCACGGCATGCGGTCATGCTTCTTGAGCACGCGTGAACAGAGCATCGGGGTCAGCGTCAATGCGATGAAGGACGAAAGGATCACGGCCCCGGCCAGAGTAACTCCAAACTCCTTGAACAATGCCCCCGTCACTCCCCCCAAAAACAGAATCGGCGCAAACACCGACGCCAGTGCAAGCGTGGTCGCAACCACCGCAAGGAAGATTTGCTGGATGCCACGGATCGCCGCCTCCTGTGCCTGCTCCCCGTCTTCAATGCGACGATAGATGTTTTCGAGCACAACGATGGCATCATCCACCACCAATCCGATCGCAAGCACCAAGCCAAGCAGGGTCAAGGTGTTGATTGAAAATCCAGCAAGATTCAGCAGAAAAAAGGTGCCCACCAGCGCGATCGGGATCGTCAGCAAGGGGATGAAGGTCGAGCGCACTTCCCGCAGAAAGATGAAAATCGTCAAACATACCAGTATACCCGAAAAGATCAGGGTCTGCCTGACTTCCGCGATACTGTCTCGAATGAACTGGCTGGTATCAAAGCCGATTCCCAGTCGAATGTCTTCTGGCAGATCCGAACGCAGCAGCTCGAGGCGGCGGTAAAATTCGTCCACAATCGCAATTTCATTCGCATTTGCCTGCGGGCGGATCACCACCCCGACCATGGGAATTCCGTTTCGCTTGAGCACAGTTCGCTCGTCGAGCGGTCCCAGCTCAGCATAGCCGATGTCGCGCAGGCGCACCACTCGATCCCCCACCCGTCGAATCACACGATTTTCAAAAACCAGTGGATCATCTCCCAGGCGAGTCAGTGTGCGTAGGTTTACATCCACGTCGCGCCCTTCCAGGCGGCCGCTCGGTAATTCCACATTGGCATCTGCAAAGGCACGCCGCACGTCAAGCGCGTTCACACCGTGAGCTGCCATGCGCTCAGGGTCGAGCCACAGCCGCATCGCATACTCCTTGGACCCCCAGATGTCCACGCGTCCAACTCCGCTGATGGTCTCAAAGCGCGGTTTAAATACATTGTCCGCGATGGCGGTCAGCTCCAGCAAGTCGCGCTGATCACTGCTGACATTCAGAAAAACAATGGGGTCGCCGTCGGCATCTGCCTTGCGCACGGTGGGCGGATCTGCATCGGGCGGCAGCCGGCCCATCGATGCCGCCACGCGGTCACGAATGTCATTGGCTGCGCGGTCAATGTCCTCCCCCAGTTCAAACTCCACCGATATCGTCGACCTTCCCTCCCGGCTGCTGGAAGTCATGGTGCGAATGCCCGGCACCGTGTTGATCTGCTCCTCCAGCACCTCCGTGATCTGGCTTTGCATCACACTTGCATTGGCTCCGGGATACCCAGCCTGCACGGAAATAATCGGTCGCTCATTCTGCGGCAGTTCACGGACGCCCAGTCTGGACAAACCCGCCAAACCGAAGACCACCACCGTAATCGACAGCACGATCGTGAAGACCGGGCGATGAATGCTGACAGAACTCAGGCTCATGGCTCAAGGGTTTGTTCGATCACGGTGTCCGAGGAGGATACCACCCGCACGCTTGCTCCATTTCGCACACTCTGGGTTCCCTCAACGATGAGCATCTCTCCTTCGCTCAGTCCACTGAGCACTTCCACTGCTGTCGGCGTGCGCTCGCCAATCTCCACCACACGACGCTCTGCCTTGCCATCACTCACCACAAACACCGCCACATCCAGCAGGCCACGCACCACTGCTGTCGCTGGCACCAGCACCGAATCGGGTGTTGTGATGTTCACCTGGACGCGCGCAAATCCTCCCGGTTGCAATGCACCCTCCGGATTCGGAAACACGCCACGCACCGTTACCGTACGCGTCGCGGAGTCGATACGCGGATCCAGGCGAAACACGCTACCCTCGTAAGTCTGTTCGTCTCCGGAAATTCTTGCCGCCACCGGAACCCCCTCACGCACGTAGTTGCGAAAGCGTTCAGAAACCGGAAAATCAATCAGAATAGGATCTATCGACTGCAGGGTGGAAATGCGCATGCCGGGTTGCAGCGATGCGCCCAGACTGATCTCGCGAAACCCAAGCTTGCCTGAAAAGGGAGCTACGATGCGGTATTTTTCGATGCGCGCCTTCAAGTTCTCCAGCTGCGCGGCGAGCACGTTCTTCCGGCTAAGCGCCTCGTCGAGATCCCGCTGCGGGATGCCTTCACTCTGCCAGAGCACCTGCAAACGATCCGCATTGAGCGTAGCCAGCTCGAGTTCCTCCTGCACCGCTCTTGCCTGTGCCTGAGGCTCCCGATCATCCAGGGTTACCAGAAGATCTCCGGTCTGCACGACATCCCCATCTTCAAAATGAATATTCGCCACTCGCCCTGCTACCTCGGATGTGATTTCGATGAACTCCCTGGCGCGGATGGTGCCGTTAAACACCAGCCTGCGCTCAAAACTGCTCGCTTGCACCTGCCAGGTACGGACCGGAGTCGCCATGCTCGCAGCACCTTGGGAGGAGCGCTGCGGTCCAGAGGACTTTTCCTGCTGCTCACCCCAAAATGCCCATGCCGCAAATGCGATCACGGCAACTCCCAGCAACAGGGAAGCGAAGATCAGAATCGTTCGAAATGCTTTCACAATAGAGATACCTTCGAGTCAACGCATGGATTGATCACCTGATTGCCAAGAACTTCCTGACCACCGGTTCCGAATTACCGATGAAAGGCAACGGCAAGTCGATTCAATTCACTCTACCCCAGTCCCTCAGGATTATCCCTTCCGCATGCACTCTGCACCGCCTTGCGGTGTTTCCATCAACTGCAAGTCCTTTCAGGTATGCATGACCGCGTGGTGTGAGTTCATACCCAGACTCAAGACTGAGGGTCAGTCCAATGTTCTTGAGCTTCCGAATATTTCCTTTCAACCAAGCTTTCTCAACCCCCGCTTTCGCGGCTAACTCACCCGCCCGAAGCATCGGATACGTCTCGATCAGTTTCAGGAAGCGCAGTGTCCAGTCTCCGTGACGGGAAGCCTTATCCAGACGATGAAATTTTTCGGTAATGCTCCGAAGAT from Puniceicoccaceae bacterium encodes:
- a CDS encoding efflux RND transporter permease subunit, translated to MSLSSVSIHRPVFTIVLSITVVVFGLAGLSRLGVRELPQNERPIISVQAGYPGANASVMQSQITEVLEEQINTVPGIRTMTSSSREGRSTISVEFELGEDIDRAANDIRDRVAASMGRLPPDADPPTVRKADADGDPIVFLNVSSDQRDLLELTAIADNVFKPRFETISGVGRVDIWGSKEYAMRLWLDPERMAAHGVNALDVRRAFADANVELPSGRLEGRDVDVNLRTLTRLGDDPLVFENRVIRRVGDRVVRLRDIGYAELGPLDERTVLKRNGIPMVGVVIRPQANANEIAIVDEFYRRLELLRSDLPEDIRLGIGFDTSQFIRDSIAEVRQTLIFSGILVCLTIFIFLREVRSTFIPLLTIPIALVGTFFLLNLAGFSINTLTLLGLVLAIGLVVDDAIVVLENIYRRIEDGEQAQEAAIRGIQQIFLAVVATTLALASVFAPILFLGGVTGALFKEFGVTLAGAVILSSFIALTLTPMLCSRVLKKHDRMPWAYRITEPMFQWLNRSYERTLRLFMSTSIPAAVVVASCLLLIPVVGLLLPKELAPIEDRNLLVLQANAQPGVGYRYMIDTMDEIDAIIEREVPERVASLSVTSPGFGGGSTVNSGFSRIVLGPSSERERSQLQIANALTLAMAELPEATVRVQSPPTIQAGGRGAPMQFVVQNTDGGKLREVIPELLDRARQHPVLTSVSVNLEFTQPEISVEVDRDRAEAIGVSARTIADTIQASFSGQRYGFFVKDGEQYEVVGQFQREDRQTPFDVSMLEVRSDSGELIPITNLVSFEEISAAPVLFRYNRFPSATFSATIADGYTIADAIAAMREVADEVLDETFTTELAGQAREFTETGSTLAYVFVFSLMLVYLVLAAQFESFRTPLIIMITVPLALAGGLLALYLLDQRLNIFSQIGLIMLIGLVTKNGILVVEFANQLRDQGMSLMDAARQAAAQRFRPILMTTTSTILGTLPVALAVGAGAESRTSLGIAVIGGLALGSFLTLYVIPLAYTWIANPRPREQL
- a CDS encoding efflux RND transporter periplasmic adaptor subunit, which encodes MKAFRTILIFASLLLGVAVIAFAAWAFWGEQQEKSSGPQRSSQGAASMATPVRTWQVQASSFERRLVFNGTIRAREFIEITSEVAGRVANIHFEDGDVVQTGDLLVTLDDREPQAQARAVQEELELATLNADRLQVLWQSEGIPQRDLDEALSRKNVLAAQLENLKARIEKYRIVAPFSGKLGFREISLGASLQPGMRISTLQSIDPILIDFPVSERFRNYVREGVPVAARISGDEQTYEGSVFRLDPRIDSATRTVTVRGVFPNPEGALQPGGFARVQVNITTPDSVLVPATAVVRGLLDVAVFVVSDGKAERRVVEIGERTPTAVEVLSGLSEGEMLIVEGTQSVRNGASVRVVSSSDTVIEQTLEP
- a CDS encoding ASCH domain-containing protein, yielding MLIRKPVLEQIKSGEVTLAFRRWKRQSVKSGSQLKTAIGLLAITEVSLCDESEITQQDAQQAGYSDVDALLSELNTRAGTLYRIRLAYAGADPRIALREDADLHDDDLRSITEKFHRLDKASRHGDWTLRFLKLIETYPMLRAGELAAKAGVEKAWLKGNIRKLKNIGLTLSLESGYELTPRGHAYLKGLAVDGNTARRCRVHAEGIILRDWGRVN